One region of Juglans microcarpa x Juglans regia isolate MS1-56 chromosome 7S, Jm3101_v1.0, whole genome shotgun sequence genomic DNA includes:
- the LOC121240208 gene encoding fasciclin-like arabinogalactan protein 12 — MTKQAFFSFSLLLFFLCHGTTTLAQPAQAPALPASAPLTQPPTTSSPASNVDITKILQGAGEFTILIRLLKRTAVADQIKGQLKKSNNGFTLFAPTDTAFSNLRSGTLNSLNDEDKIRLIQFHTLPSFYSLSNFETVSNPVRTQAGDSTPGEYPLNVTSMGNQVNISTGVVNASVSGTVYSDNRLAVYRVDKVLLPMDLFVAKTPIAAPAPAPTKPKAKKKKAAASPKAEDDTPKAAESPKAASTSTSTGTGTSTSNSIPTVVDSGAVSPKKHGIMVLSVGVTVLIAAFSM; from the coding sequence ATGACCAAGCAAgctttcttctccttctcacttctactcttttttctttgccATGGCACCACAACTTTAGCACAGCCAGCTCAGGCCCCGGCCCTGCCCGCCTCAGCCCCATTAACTCAGCCTCCTACTACCTCTTCACCAGCGAGCAACGTTGACATCACCAAAATCCTCCAGGGGGCCGGGGAATTCACGATCTTAATCCGCCTCCTAAAGAGGACTGCAGTGGCTGATCAAATCAAAGGACAactcaaaaaatcaaataatggCTTTACCCTTTTTGCTCCAACCGATACTGCATTTTCCAACCTCAGATCTGGCACTCTAAATTCTCTCAATGACGAAGACAAGATCCGACTTATACAGTTTCATACCTTACCCAGTTTTTATTCTCTATCAAACTTCGAAACTGTGAGCAACCCAGTCCGAACACAAGCAGGAGACAGCACCCCAGGGGAATACCCACTAAATGTAACCTCTATGGGAAACCAAGTTAATATATCAACCGGTGTAGTCAATGCCTCAGTGAGCGGAACAGTATATTCTGATAATCGTCTTGCTGTTTATCGAGTGGACAAAGTGCTTCTTCCTATGGATCTTTTCGTTGCGAAGACTCCCATAGCAGCCCCAGCCCCAGCCCCAACCAAGCCTAAGGctaagaagaagaaagcagCAGCCAGTCCAAAGGCTGAAGACGACACTCCGAAGGCAGCAGAGAGTCCAAAGGCCGCAAGCACAAGCACAAGCACAGGCACAGGAACTAGTACCAGTAATAGTATTCCTACAGTGGTTGATTCTGGTGCAGTGAGTCCGAAAAAGCATGGAATAATGGTACTGTCCGTTGGAGTTACTGTTTTGATTGCTGCATTTTCTATGTGA